In Vicugna pacos chromosome 10, VicPac4, whole genome shotgun sequence, the following proteins share a genomic window:
- the CCDC86 gene encoding coiled-coil domain-containing protein 86: MDTPLRRSRRLEGLEPESPENPTAGLRARRALVEFESNPEETREPGSPRSVQPPSLRSPRHQPETSPGSPSPREGAGLGSPRRQPEPDPVSPQSQGDPVLQSPQKLPESSPESPRLQPKLSEESPEFSQDQEKADSELAKSEEEPPSGSPGPQQQPGPGSPEPNPGQQAPGPEPSQPRQELTPESPGSPRGQPEASKPPPARESGRDGLGPKKREGSSVQAPASKKPKKEEVPIIPKGKPKSGRVWKDRSKKRFSQMVQDKPLRTSWQRKMKDRQERKLAKDFARHLEEEKERRRQEKKQRRAENLRRRLENERKAEIVQVIRNPAKLKRAKKKQLRSIEKRDTLAQLQKQPPQRPAAKI, translated from the exons ATGGATACCCCGCTGAGGCGCAGCCGGCGGCTAGAAGGCCTAGAGCCTGAATCACCCGAGAACCCCACTGCAGGTTTGCGGGCGAGACGGGCCCTTGTGGAGTTCGAGTCGAACCCAGAAGAAACGAGGGAGCCCGGGTCTCCTCGGAGTGTGCAGCCCCCCAGTCTGCGGTCTCCTAGACATCAGCCGGAGACAAGCCCGGGGTCACCCAGCCCACGAGAGGGGGCAGGCTTGGGGTCCCCCCGAAGGCAGCCAGAGCCGGACCCAGTGTCCCCCCAGAGTCAGGGAGATCCAGTCCTCCAGTCGCCCCAGAAACTGCCGGAATCGAGTCCTGAATCCCCCCGACTTCAGCCAAAGCTAAGTGAGGAGTCACCAGAGTTCTCCCAGGACCAAGAAAAAGCGGACTCGGAGTTGGCCAAGAGCGAGGAGGAGCCGCCCTCCGGGTCTCCCGGCCCTCAGCAGCAGCCAGGCCCAGGATCACCAGAGCCGAATCCAGGTCAACAAGCGCCGGGTCCGGAGCCCTCGCAGCCACGACAGGAACTAACACCCGAGTCGCCTGGCTCCCCACGGGGTCAGCCCGAGGCGAGCAAGCCACCTCCGGCCCGGGAGTCGGGGAGAGACGGCCTCGGACCAAAGAAGCGAGAAGGTTCCTCAGTCCAGGCCCCAGCGTCCAAGAAGCCGAAGAAGGAGGAGGTCCCCATAATTCCGAAGGGGAAGCCCAAGTCTGGGCGGGTGTGGAAGGACCGCTCAAAGAAGAG GTTCTCCCAGATGGTCCAGGACAAGCCCCTGCGCACATCCTGGCAGCGGAAGATGAAAGACCGGCAGGAGAGGAAGCTGGCCAAGGACTTCGCCCGGCacctggaggaggagaaggagaggcgCCGGCAG GAGAAGAAGCAGCGCCGCGCGGAGAACCTGAGACGCCGCCTGGAGAATGAGCGGAAGGCGGAGATTGTCCAAGTG atccGAAACCCCGCCAAGCTCAAGCGTGCGAAGAAGAAGCAGCTGCGCTCCATTGAGAAGCGGGACACGCTGGCCCAGCTGCAGAAACAGCCGCCCCAGCGGCCAGCAGCCAAGATCTGA
- the PTGDR2 gene encoding prostaglandin D2 receptor 2: MLANVTMKPLCPVLEQMSRLQSHSNSSIRYMDHVSVLLHGLASLLGLVENGLILFVVGCRMRQTVVTTWVLHLALSDLLASASLPFFTYFLAVGHSWELGTTFCKLHSSIFFLNMFASGFLLSAISLDRCLQVVRPVWAQNHRTVAAAHKVCLALWALAVLNTAPYFVFRDTIPRLDGRVMCYYNVLLLNPGPDRNATCNLRQTALAVSKFLLAFAVPLAIIASSHAAVSAQLRHRGRRRSSRFVRLVAAVVAAFALCWGPYHVFSVLEARAHSDPALRPLAWRGLPFVTSLAFFNSVVNPLLYVLTCPDVLRKLRRSLRSVLESVLVDDSELGGAGSSRRRRRASSSCSSAPGRRRPPARLLAWLRGSGGAPPQRGRAASQDERGPLNRALSTTSG, encoded by the coding sequence ATGTTGGCCAACGTCACCATGAAGCCGCTCTGTCCGGTCCTGGAGCAGATGAGCCGCCTCCAAAGCCACAGCAACTCCAGCATCCGCTATATGGACCATGTGTCGGTGCTGCTACACGGGCTGGCCTCGCTGCTGGGCCTGGTGGAGAACGGACTCATCCTCTTCGTGGTGGGCTGCCGCATGCGCCAGACGGTGGTCACCACGTGGGTGCTGCACCTGGCGTTGTCGGACCTGCTGGCCAGCGCCTCCCTGCCCTTCTTCACCTACTTCCTGGCCGTGGGCCACTCGTGGGAGCTGGGCACCACCTTCTGTAAGCTGCACTCCTCCATCTTCTTCCTCAACATGTTCGCCAGCGGCTTCCTGCTCAGCGCCATCAGCCTGGACCGCTGCCTGCAGGTCGTGCGGCCCGTGTGGGCCCAGAACCATCGCACGGTGGCGGCCGCCCACAAGGTGTGCCTGGCGCTCTGGGCCCTGGCGGTGCTCAACACCGCGCCCTACTTCGTGTTCCGCGACACCATCCCGCGGCTGGACGGGCGCGTCATGTGCTACTACAACGTGCTGCTCCTGAACCCCGGGCCTGACCGCAACGCCACGTGCAACTTGCGCCAGACGGCTTTGGCCGTCAGCAAGTTCCTGCTGGCCTTCGCCGTGCCGCTGGCCATCATCGCCTCCAGCCACGCGGCCGTGAGCGCGCAGCTGCGCCACCGCGGCCGCCGGCGGTCCAGCCGCTTCGTGCGCCTGGTGGCGGCCGTGGTGGCGGCCTTCGCGCTCTGCTGGGGGCCCTACCACGTGTTCAGCGTGCTGGAGGCGCGGGCGCACTCGGACCCCGCGCTGCGGCCGCTCGCCTGGCGCGGGCTGCCCTTCGTCACCAGCCTGGCCTTCTTCAACAGCGTGGTCAACCCGCTGCTCTACGTGCTCACCTGCCCCGACGTGCTGCGCAAGCTGCGGCGCTCGCTGCGCAGCGTGCTGGAGAGCGTGCTGGTGGACGACAGCGAGCTGGGCGGCGCgggcagcagccgccgccgccgccgcgcctcctcctcctgctcctccgcgccgggccgccgccgcccgcccgcgcgCCTGCTCGCCTGGCTGCGGGGCAGCGGCGGGGCGCCCCCGCAGAGGGGCCGCGCCGCGTCCCAGGACGAGCGGGGGCCCCTGAACCGGGCGCTGAGCACCACCTCCGGGTAG